A stretch of the Archangium violaceum genome encodes the following:
- a CDS encoding tetratricopeptide repeat protein: MKPVTEANIGPGGEAEWLRLRRQLELADGFWLGFIFSPSPLSSGVLRRRTERLLRGQTRRLESVHPESPSALKGLLSTLFTPEAANAGCAWVEALFLDPGDGTERPWREAWLELVSRMNERRDALRRHLRGGLVLVAPPEMKLSMREAASDLWSIRALVIELPLVAESSPRESPMKAGAFSDRSGRGKGPEAENLTEFALAESERLLAKAIGEDPRQIGVLLGRVDALLSSGRTGEAVEAARRARELAFKDPQQTPLLRVMVLHELALAEKAHGDPAAAEEHLEQAIKVLGNHDDQYRLLLLDELASIALWRGDLVSALAASEESLALSRQLRAALGDTPEALRDLSVSLNNVGDVQQRLGNLPAASAASEESLALARQLRAALGDTPEALRDLSVSLNNVGDVQRRLGNLPAASAAYEESLSLRRQLRAALGDTPEALRDLSISLDNVGDVQQRLGNLPAASAASEESLALSRQLRAALGDTPEALRDLSVSLNKVGDVQRRLGNLPAASAAYEESLSLRRQLRAALGDTPEALRDLSVSLNKVGDVQRRLGNLPAASAAYEESLALARQLRAALGDTPEALRDLSVSLNNVGDVQQRLGNLPAASAASEESLALARQLRAALGDTPEALRDLSVSLNNVGDVQRRLGNLPAASAAYEESLSLRRQLRAALGDTPEALRDLSISLDNVGDVQQRLGNLPAASAASEESLSLRRQLRAALGDTPEALRDLSVSLNKVGDVQRRLGNLPAASAAYEESLALDRQLQELMGDSSQTIEDLAVSLDGVTSIREALGDGEGAALARREARALRSRWDE, encoded by the coding sequence ATGAAGCCCGTCACCGAAGCGAACATCGGCCCTGGGGGCGAAGCGGAGTGGCTGAGATTGCGGCGCCAGTTGGAACTGGCCGATGGATTCTGGCTGGGGTTCATCTTCTCGCCGTCACCCCTGAGCTCGGGAGTCCTCCGTCGCCGCACCGAGCGCCTGCTCCGCGGGCAGACGCGCCGACTGGAATCCGTCCATCCTGAGAGCCCCTCGGCGCTGAAGGGTCTGCTTTCCACCCTGTTCACCCCCGAGGCCGCGAATGCCGGATGTGCGTGGGTGGAAGCCTTGTTCCTTGATCCGGGTGATGGAACGGAGCGGCCCTGGCGGGAGGCCTGGCTGGAACTGGTCTCTCGCATGAACGAGCGGCGCGATGCCCTGCGTCGGCACCTGCGCGGTGGCCTCGTGCTCGTAGCCCCTCCAGAGATGAAGCTCTCCATGCGGGAAGCAGCTTCGGACCTCTGGTCCATTCGTGCATTGGTGATTGAGCTCCCCCTTGTCGCGGAGAGTTCGCCACGAGAGTCCCCCATGAAGGCGGGAGCCTTTTCGGATCGGTCTGGGCGCGGAAAGGGCCCCGAGGCCGAAAACCTGACGGAGTTCGCTCTCGCGGAGTCAGAACGATTGCTGGCGAAAGCTATCGGCGAGGACCCAAGACAGATAGGGGTTCTGCTCGGCCGGGTGGATGCACTGCTTTCATCCGGAAGAACGGGCGAAGCTGTCGAAGCAGCTCGCCGGGCTCGAGAGCTTGCCTTCAAGGACCCACAACAAACTCCACTTCTAAGAGTAATGGTACTCCATGAACTCGCCTTGGCCGAAAAGGCCCATGGAGATCCGGCAGCAGCCGAAGAGCACCTGGAACAGGCGATCAAGGTTCTTGGAAATCACGACGACCAGTATCGCTTACTGTTGTTGGATGAGCTGGCGAGCATTGCGCTCTGGCGAGGCGATCTTGTTTCGGCTCTGGCGGCCTCTGAGGAGTCCCTCGCTCTCTCACGCCAGCTGCGCGCGGCCCTGGGAGATACCCCCGAGGCCCTCCGCGACCTCTCCGTGTCCCTCAACAACGTGGGCGACGTGCAGCAACGCCTCGGCAACCTCCCGGCCGCCAGCGCCGCCTCTGAGGAGTCCCTCGCTCTCGCACGCCAGCTGCGCGCGGCCCTGGGAGATACCCCCGAGGCCCTCCGCGACCTCTCCGTGTCCCTCAACAACGTGGGCGACGTGCAGCGACGCCTCGGCAACCTCCCGGCCGCCAGCGCCGCCTATGAGGAGTCCCTCTCCCTCCGCCGCCAGCTGCGCGCGGCCCTGGGAGACACCCCCGAGGCCCTCCGCGACCTCTCCATTTCTCTCGACAACGTGGGCGACGTGCAGCAACGCCTCGGCAACCTCCCGGCCGCCAGCGCCGCCTCTGAGGAGTCCCTCGCTCTCTCACGCCAGCTGCGCGCGGCCCTGGGAGACACCCCCGAGGCCCTCCGCGACCTCTCCGTGTCCCTCAACAAAGTGGGCGACGTGCAGCGACGCCTCGGCAACCTCCCGGCCGCCAGCGCCGCCTATGAGGAGTCCCTCTCCCTCCGCCGCCAGCTGCGCGCCGCACTGGGAGATACCCCCGAGGCCCTTCGCGACCTCTCCGTGTCCCTCAACAAAGTGGGCGACGTGCAGCGACGCCTCGGCAACCTCCCGGCCGCCAGCGCCGCCTATGAGGAGTCCCTCGCTCTCGCACGCCAGCTGCGCGCCGCGCTGGGAGACACCCCCGAGGCCCTCCGCGACCTCTCCGTGTCCCTCAACAACGTGGGCGACGTGCAGCAACGCCTCGGCAACCTCCCGGCCGCCAGCGCCGCCTCTGAGGAGTCCCTCGCTCTCGCACGCCAGCTGCGCGCGGCCCTGGGAGATACCCCCGAGGCCCTCCGCGACCTCTCCGTGTCCCTCAACAACGTGGGCGACGTGCAGCGACGCCTCGGCAACCTCCCGGCCGCCAGCGCCGCCTATGAGGAGTCCCTCTCCCTCCGCCGCCAGCTGCGCGCGGCCCTGGGAGACACCCCCGAGGCCCTCCGCGACCTCTCCATTTCTCTCGACAACGTGGGCGACGTGCAGCAACGCCTCGGCAACCTCCCGGCCGCCAGCGCCGCCTCTGAGGAGTCCCTCTCCCTCCGCCGCCAGCTGCGCGCGGCCCTGGGAGACACCCCCGAGGCCCTCCGCGACCTCTCCGTGTCCCTCAACAAAGTGGGCGACGTGCAGCGACGCCTCGGCAACCTCCCGGCCGCCAGCGCCGCATACGAGGAGTCCCTCGCCCTCGACCGCCAGCTCCAGGAACTCATGGGCGACAGCTCTCAGACGATTGAGGATCTTGCTGTCTCCCTCGATGGTGTCACGAGCATACGAGAGGCCCTCGGGGATGGTGAGGGCGCTGCGCTCGCACGCAGGGAAGCACGGGCGCTTCGTAGCCGATGGGACGAATGA
- a CDS encoding NAD(P)-dependent oxidoreductase, which yields MKPGIAVLGTGRMGSALVSAFLKQGYSVAIWNRTKSKCAPLAALGARVAETVRDAVADAELIVVNVNDYVTSDGLLRQDDVTKGLRGKLLVQLTSGSPRQAREMAAWARNHDIHYLDGAIMGTPNFIGEPGGTILYSGPGALFEKYKPVLLALGGNSLHVGSDVGHASALDSALLVSMWGSMFGVLQAVSVCQAEALPLEAFMGYLKATQPVIDGAVTDFVNRIQAGRFAGDETTLATVDAHQGALRHLLELCKERGIHHAVPDAFDQLFQAALQAGHAQDDFAVLHKFMR from the coding sequence ATGAAGCCTGGCATCGCGGTTCTCGGTACGGGGCGTATGGGCTCCGCGCTCGTGAGTGCATTTCTCAAGCAGGGGTACAGTGTTGCCATCTGGAATCGCACGAAGTCCAAGTGCGCGCCGCTCGCGGCCCTGGGGGCACGGGTCGCGGAAACGGTGCGGGACGCCGTCGCCGATGCGGAGCTCATCGTCGTGAACGTGAACGACTACGTCACCAGCGACGGGCTGCTCCGGCAGGACGACGTGACGAAGGGCTTGCGTGGAAAGCTGCTCGTCCAGTTGACGTCGGGCTCGCCCAGGCAGGCGAGGGAAATGGCCGCGTGGGCTCGGAACCACGACATCCACTACCTGGATGGAGCCATCATGGGGACTCCGAACTTCATCGGCGAACCAGGCGGCACCATTCTGTATTCAGGACCAGGTGCTCTCTTCGAGAAGTACAAACCCGTCCTCCTCGCGCTCGGGGGAAACTCCCTCCATGTGGGAAGCGACGTGGGCCACGCCTCCGCTCTAGACAGCGCACTCCTCGTTTCCATGTGGGGGTCGATGTTCGGTGTGCTTCAGGCCGTGTCCGTCTGCCAGGCCGAAGCGCTTCCGCTCGAAGCCTTCATGGGCTACCTCAAGGCAACCCAGCCGGTCATCGACGGGGCCGTGACCGACTTCGTGAACCGGATCCAAGCGGGTCGCTTCGCCGGCGATGAGACGACGCTCGCGACGGTCGATGCCCACCAGGGAGCGCTCCGACATCTGCTCGAGCTGTGCAAGGAGCGCGGAATCCATCACGCCGTGCCCGATGCGTTCGACCAGCTCTTCCAGGCGGCCCTCCAGGCGGGACACGCCCAGGATGACTTCGCCGTCCTCCACAAGTTCATGAGGTGA
- a CDS encoding AraC family transcriptional regulator produces the protein MRIDTDGEGSYFSRMSEQRQGETLAERRPRIELGIELRATPVGESRHLLPSDHYINVHAGAPVRTSCHSNRVRSIRTRGDICLIPAGMPDAWVDDDASSSVELRLPAALLRRVAEDMGLDPDRTGIEPRYHFREAQIEHLAWALEAEFRAGFPNGLLYSESLGLALAAHLLTRYRASVEAPRGLSKRQLQRVLEHIEAHLDQNLSLTRLASEAEVSASHFKVLFKRSMGLPVHEYVMHRRVERARALLVRGELPASEVALEAGFSHQSHMARWMRRVLGVTPTSVVRSRA, from the coding sequence ATGCGGATTGACACGGACGGCGAGGGCTCTTACTTCAGCCGCATGAGCGAGCAACGGCAGGGCGAGACTCTTGCGGAACGACGTCCTCGGATCGAGCTCGGTATCGAGCTGCGCGCGACACCCGTGGGAGAGAGCCGGCACCTGCTGCCTTCCGACCACTACATCAACGTCCACGCAGGGGCGCCCGTTCGGACGTCTTGCCATTCGAACCGTGTGCGCTCGATTCGCACGCGGGGCGACATCTGCCTCATCCCCGCCGGAATGCCCGATGCGTGGGTTGATGATGACGCGAGCAGTTCCGTGGAGCTCCGGCTGCCAGCCGCGCTCTTGCGCCGGGTCGCGGAAGACATGGGGCTGGATCCCGACCGCACGGGAATCGAGCCGCGATACCATTTCAGAGAAGCGCAGATCGAGCATCTCGCATGGGCGCTCGAGGCGGAGTTCCGCGCCGGTTTCCCAAACGGGCTTCTCTACAGCGAGAGCCTGGGCCTGGCGCTCGCGGCGCACCTGCTGACTCGCTACCGCGCGTCCGTGGAGGCTCCAAGAGGTCTTTCGAAACGACAGCTTCAGCGCGTCCTCGAACACATCGAGGCGCACCTGGATCAGAACCTCTCGCTCACACGCCTCGCGAGCGAGGCCGAAGTCAGCGCATCGCATTTCAAGGTTCTGTTCAAGCGCTCGATGGGACTCCCGGTGCATGAGTACGTCATGCACCGGCGGGTGGAGCGTGCCAGGGCCTTGCTCGTGCGCGGTGAGCTTCCCGCGAGCGAAGTCGCGCTGGAGGCCGGGTTCTCGCACCAGAGCCACATGGCACGCTGGATGAGGCGTGTTCTCGGCGTGACGCCGACGTCCGTCGTGCGTTCGCGTGCCTGA
- a CDS encoding SDR family oxidoreductase codes for MTASGEIQELAIVTGASTGIGAATARELARRGFHVLAGVRRDRDADAIRGPGIEPLILDITHPEHIRALAARVHGDPRGRAVRALVNNAAVGVNAPFEAFAIDEWRRLFEVNFFGHVAVTQTLLPALIRSKGRVVNISSVGGTVAGPTYGPYASTKFALEGVSDSLRREVAPLGVRVVVVKPGGVRTEMPGRAIATANQIASAMTPELSQRYGGLVQAITAQTAAFTGPGSGVSADAVAQVIAKAVTARKPRIRYTVGRDAALLTLLARILPERILDVVFAAGLRPYFPKESS; via the coding sequence ATGACCGCGTCAGGTGAAATCCAAGAGCTCGCCATTGTCACCGGTGCATCCACCGGCATCGGCGCGGCCACGGCGCGCGAACTGGCCCGGCGGGGGTTCCACGTCCTCGCGGGTGTCCGACGCGACCGGGACGCCGACGCGATTCGGGGGCCGGGGATTGAGCCGCTCATCCTCGACATCACGCACCCTGAGCACATTCGGGCGCTGGCGGCTCGAGTGCACGGAGACCCGCGGGGCCGGGCAGTGCGGGCGCTGGTAAACAACGCCGCCGTCGGGGTCAACGCACCGTTCGAGGCCTTCGCCATCGATGAGTGGCGACGCCTGTTCGAGGTCAACTTCTTCGGCCACGTCGCCGTTACCCAGACACTCCTGCCGGCCCTGATCCGCAGCAAGGGGCGGGTGGTCAACATCAGCTCCGTAGGCGGCACGGTTGCCGGGCCCACCTATGGTCCCTACGCAAGTACAAAGTTCGCGCTCGAAGGCGTCAGTGACTCCTTGCGACGCGAAGTCGCCCCGCTCGGCGTCCGAGTGGTTGTGGTCAAGCCGGGCGGGGTGCGCACGGAAATGCCCGGCCGGGCGATCGCCACCGCCAATCAGATCGCCTCGGCCATGACGCCCGAGCTGAGCCAACGCTACGGCGGCCTGGTTCAAGCCATCACCGCGCAGACCGCGGCGTTCACCGGGCCCGGGTCGGGCGTGTCCGCTGACGCCGTGGCACAGGTGATAGCCAAGGCCGTGACAGCGCGCAAGCCGCGCATTCGCTACACCGTCGGCCGCGACGCGGCACTGCTCACTCTTTTGGCGCGCATCCTGCCTGAGCGAATACTCGACGTCGTCTTTGCCGCCGGCCTGCGTCCCTACTTTCCCAAGGAGAGCAGCTGA
- a CDS encoding alpha/beta hydrolase family protein has product MTARATPVAFLNSACVRGPATATSPLRPSSNTRYFAAHGFVVIQPTHLDSKTLTLDSKDPDAPLYWRARAQDMKRILDQLDAIERAVAALAGRLDRSKVAVIGHSMGGHTASLLLGARHTAHDGTEVNLAEPRIKAGVLLAAPGRGDALSKFAAENYSFFSTIDYSKMTTPALVVAGDKDDSPHLTVAGADWHADPYFLSPGPKSLLTLFDAGHGLGGVSGYDVAETTDENPERVAAVQRLTWAYLRTALYPGDSAWQEAQNALTGVARPLGRVESK; this is encoded by the coding sequence ATGACCGCCCGCGCGACACCGGTTGCGTTCTTGAACAGCGCCTGCGTTCGCGGGCCCGCGACGGCCACATCCCCTCTCCGACCCTCCTCGAACACTCGATACTTCGCGGCACACGGCTTCGTCGTCATCCAGCCCACCCATCTCGACTCAAAGACGCTCACCCTCGACTCCAAGGACCCCGATGCGCCTCTGTACTGGCGAGCGCGGGCCCAGGACATGAAGCGCATTCTCGACCAACTCGACGCGATCGAGCGCGCCGTCGCAGCGCTCGCCGGGCGCTTGGACCGAAGCAAGGTGGCCGTCATCGGGCACTCGATGGGCGGGCACACCGCGAGCCTGCTGCTTGGCGCGCGGCACACGGCCCACGACGGAACGGAAGTGAACCTCGCCGAGCCCCGGATCAAGGCGGGCGTGCTGCTCGCCGCGCCCGGCAGAGGCGACGCCCTCAGCAAGTTCGCAGCCGAGAACTACTCCTTCTTCTCGACCATCGACTACTCCAAGATGACGACGCCCGCGCTCGTGGTCGCCGGTGACAAGGACGACTCTCCCCACCTGACGGTCGCAGGCGCCGACTGGCACGCCGATCCCTACTTCCTCTCCCCAGGCCCCAAGTCCCTGCTCACCCTGTTCGACGCAGGGCACGGGCTGGGCGGAGTCTCGGGATATGACGTCGCCGAGACCACGGACGAGAACCCCGAGCGAGTGGCTGCCGTTCAGCGTCTCACCTGGGCCTACCTCCGCACCGCGCTCTATCCCGGAGACTCCGCCTGGCAGGAAGCGCAAAACGCGCTGACTGGCGTAGCCAGGCCGCTCGGACGGGTCGAGTCCAAATAA
- a CDS encoding TetR/AcrR family transcriptional regulator, whose translation MPATMTDDEAAARRARVLVAARWCFLNFGFAKTSFEDIARRARLSRTLLYRIFRDKEEIYRAVFVDWLVSRHPAAKQAANGPGSAYERLLSFCRLMVFEPWAEMAGAPMGSAFLEACELIDPESEALYREVALECVAAILGDEASAEVFLLALDGLLADRPSMEVLEQRTQLLAERFAPRSSKKGSRS comes from the coding sequence ATGCCAGCCACGATGACAGATGACGAAGCAGCCGCGCGGCGCGCGAGGGTCCTCGTCGCCGCGCGGTGGTGCTTCCTCAACTTCGGCTTCGCGAAGACGTCGTTCGAGGACATCGCCAGGCGCGCCAGGCTCTCGCGCACGCTCCTCTACCGGATCTTCAGAGACAAGGAGGAGATCTACCGGGCTGTCTTCGTGGACTGGCTGGTCTCTCGACACCCCGCGGCAAAGCAGGCGGCGAACGGTCCGGGCAGCGCCTATGAGCGCTTGCTCAGCTTCTGCCGTCTGATGGTGTTCGAACCCTGGGCCGAGATGGCCGGGGCGCCGATGGGGAGCGCGTTCCTCGAGGCCTGTGAGCTGATCGACCCCGAGAGTGAGGCGCTCTACCGCGAGGTCGCGCTCGAGTGCGTCGCCGCGATCCTGGGCGACGAAGCGAGCGCCGAGGTCTTCTTGCTCGCGCTCGACGGGTTGCTCGCCGACCGGCCCTCGATGGAGGTGCTCGAGCAGCGGACGCAGCTCCTCGCGGAGCGCTTCGCTCCTCGCTCGTCGAAGAAAGGATCAAGGTCATGA
- a CDS encoding helix-turn-helix transcriptional regulator, protein MAVAGPRTQALFKNATGVARAVMLQFKPGWSAQLLGVAASELTDRIVQLEDLWGRSGGDLCLELLAARSLPEVLDRLSHAISLRAHQTFDPASARLARRAVRLFEGDEVRVESVAERLGVTARHLRRAFTESVGIGPKDFARAVRLRRAVGMAATSKDWGRIAADAGYYDQAHLIADFRELVGLTPGAFVKRAGEAEDFQRPT, encoded by the coding sequence GTGGCCGTCGCGGGCCCGCGAACGCAGGCGCTGTTCAAGAACGCAACCGGTGTCGCGCGGGCGGTCATGCTTCAGTTCAAGCCAGGCTGGTCGGCGCAGCTCCTGGGCGTGGCCGCGAGCGAGCTGACGGACCGGATCGTGCAACTGGAAGACCTCTGGGGCCGTTCGGGCGGCGACCTCTGCCTCGAGCTCCTTGCGGCGCGAAGCCTGCCGGAGGTGCTCGACCGACTCTCCCACGCGATCTCCCTTCGTGCCCACCAGACATTCGACCCGGCCTCGGCACGGCTCGCTCGCCGCGCGGTGCGCTTGTTCGAAGGAGACGAGGTTCGGGTGGAGAGCGTGGCGGAGCGGCTTGGCGTCACGGCGCGGCATCTTCGCCGCGCCTTCACGGAGAGCGTCGGCATCGGGCCGAAGGATTTCGCGCGGGCCGTTCGTCTGCGGCGTGCCGTGGGGATGGCGGCGACCTCGAAGGACTGGGGACGCATCGCCGCGGACGCGGGCTATTACGACCAGGCGCACCTCATTGCCGACTTCCGGGAGCTCGTCGGGCTCACACCGGGCGCCTTCGTGAAGCGTGCGGGCGAGGCGGAGGACTTCCAGCGCCCGACGTGA
- a CDS encoding S8 family serine peptidase — protein sequence MDVFAPGEGILSAWAGDDTATRAESGTSMATPHVTGVVALFLEAHPASAPQEVSTAMTGNATPDKVANPGHCSPNRMAYSGFIAPSRAPTVRNGGE from the coding sequence GTGGACGTCTTCGCGCCCGGCGAGGGCATCCTCTCGGCCTGGGCCGGCGATGACACGGCGACCCGAGCGGAGAGCGGCACGTCCATGGCCACCCCGCATGTCACCGGCGTCGTCGCGCTCTTCCTGGAGGCCCATCCCGCCTCCGCGCCGCAGGAGGTCAGCACCGCCATGACGGGCAACGCCACGCCGGACAAGGTGGCCAACCCCGGGCACTGCTCACCGAACCGGATGGCCTACTCGGGCTTCATCGCACCTTCGCGGGCCCCCACCGTCCGGAACGGTGGGGAGTAG
- a CDS encoding DUF2381 family protein has translation MLPLRSVLLVALVASTAFASNERDKLSVRAILLSEHPGDATHRVYVKGQVVTTLRFEKPVDPLKTKLIGWEGRLDPLVVVRNKVLLEPLHDLDGDEAIPMVVTLVDGTEVPFLLRPPARKAWSWTDQQIDVFKNRESYAAIHAALLEALKKNDVLIEENQRYREEETSEDHALAALLASGAIVQTPFRVVDRFSGEDGDTKIDAQILQGKGKVAVVFKLKNMAPEHPWSMKSVRLVTLDKGRERAVAVRSTVREIAPGGSGVMAFVVDGSAFVDDGELTRLSLEVYRHDGMRQAYVQLDPALIAR, from the coding sequence ATGCTACCTCTCCGGTCTGTACTGCTTGTTGCCCTTGTGGCTTCAACCGCCTTTGCCAGCAACGAGCGCGACAAACTCTCCGTACGAGCCATCCTGCTCTCGGAGCATCCGGGTGATGCCACCCACCGCGTCTACGTGAAGGGGCAGGTCGTCACGACGCTCCGATTCGAGAAGCCCGTCGATCCACTCAAGACGAAGCTGATCGGTTGGGAGGGCCGGCTCGATCCACTGGTGGTGGTCCGCAACAAGGTGCTCCTGGAGCCCCTCCATGACCTCGACGGCGACGAAGCAATTCCCATGGTCGTGACGCTGGTTGATGGAACCGAGGTGCCATTTCTCCTGAGACCCCCGGCACGCAAGGCGTGGTCGTGGACGGACCAGCAGATCGACGTGTTCAAGAACCGCGAGAGCTACGCGGCCATCCACGCTGCTCTGTTGGAAGCACTCAAGAAGAACGACGTGCTCATCGAAGAGAATCAGCGCTATCGCGAGGAAGAGACTTCGGAGGACCACGCTCTGGCCGCCCTGCTGGCCTCGGGCGCGATCGTGCAGACGCCGTTCAGGGTAGTGGACCGCTTTTCTGGCGAGGATGGCGATACCAAGATCGATGCACAGATACTCCAGGGGAAGGGCAAGGTCGCTGTCGTCTTCAAGCTCAAGAACATGGCACCTGAGCATCCATGGAGCATGAAGTCGGTCCGCCTCGTCACCCTGGACAAGGGCCGTGAGCGAGCAGTCGCCGTTCGCTCCACGGTTCGAGAAATCGCGCCTGGCGGGTCCGGTGTGATGGCCTTTGTCGTGGACGGTAGCGCCTTCGTTGACGATGGCGAGTTGACGCGCCTGTCGCTGGAGGTCTACCGGCACGACGGAATGCGGCAAGCCTACGTCCAGCTAGATCCGGCGCTCATCGCGCGATAG
- a CDS encoding molybdopterin-dependent oxidoreductase produces MTTEQTACILCSRNCGLRVEVEGSRLTSIRGDDAHPVSKGYLCQKAARLQHYQENADRLEHPLRREADGRFVRVGWDEALADIAARLVALRERHGGRAFAFYGGGGQGNHLGGAYSRQLTNAMKSRFVYSALAQEKTGDFWVNGRLFGDQRCHVTEDVEHADVVLFIGTNPFQAHGIPNARDTLRELKKDPARTMVVIDPRKTETARMADVHLQLRPGTDAFLLAAMLGIIVRDGLHDRAFLAERCTGLPAVEAALRAVPIEEFVRRADVPLADVERVARTFASARAACVRVDLGLQQSLHSTLNSYLEKLLFLLTGNLGKRGGNNFHSLFLPILGNTDERSGRHMRTAHHRMFPIGGLYPPNILPGEIEHEGEDRVRALFVDSANPVLTGADTAAYERAFAKLELLVVVDVAMTETARFAHYVLPAATQLEKWECTGFNLEFPDNAFQLRHPLFPPRAEALPEPEIYTRLLEAMGELPRSFPVLERIAAAEPAATKHAGFLAALGATLAAKPRWIPYAASIAYRTLGRALRTSRAHPERVPPAAAAPLIGPALDLARREPRAVRRAGHRGNRLTLGLSLFQTILDKAEGTLVTRHEFADTWSFIRHHDRRVHLEIAEMLGALRALRDEPEASPELVLLAGERRAYNANQIFRDPSWRKSDPHGAMRMHPDDARARGLSSGSRAICESDTGQVEVTIELDEALRPGMVTLPHGYGMRYRGGAPIGPQINRLTASDHCDPLARTPFHKHVPVRVTAVDAEPVSASDTSRPMIV; encoded by the coding sequence ATGACGACTGAGCAGACCGCCTGCATCCTGTGCTCCCGCAACTGCGGGCTCCGTGTCGAAGTCGAGGGCTCCCGCCTCACGAGCATTCGCGGCGACGACGCGCACCCGGTCTCCAAGGGGTACCTCTGCCAGAAGGCCGCTCGGTTGCAGCACTATCAGGAGAACGCGGATCGCCTCGAGCACCCGCTGCGCCGCGAGGCAGATGGCCGCTTCGTGCGCGTGGGTTGGGACGAGGCGCTCGCCGACATCGCCGCCCGGCTGGTCGCGCTTCGTGAGCGGCACGGCGGTCGCGCGTTCGCGTTCTACGGCGGTGGCGGCCAGGGCAATCACCTCGGGGGCGCGTACAGCCGGCAGCTCACGAATGCGATGAAGAGCCGCTTCGTGTACAGCGCGCTCGCCCAGGAGAAGACCGGCGACTTCTGGGTCAATGGCCGATTGTTCGGCGACCAGCGTTGCCACGTGACGGAGGACGTCGAGCACGCGGACGTCGTGCTCTTCATCGGCACGAACCCCTTCCAGGCGCACGGCATCCCGAATGCGCGCGACACGCTGCGGGAGCTGAAGAAGGACCCCGCGCGCACGATGGTCGTGATCGACCCACGCAAGACGGAGACGGCGCGCATGGCCGATGTGCACCTTCAGTTGCGCCCCGGCACCGACGCATTCCTGCTCGCCGCGATGCTCGGCATCATCGTGCGCGACGGCCTGCATGACCGGGCGTTTCTCGCCGAGCGCTGCACCGGGCTCCCGGCGGTCGAGGCCGCGCTCCGGGCGGTCCCCATCGAGGAGTTCGTTCGTCGCGCGGACGTGCCTCTCGCCGACGTCGAGCGCGTCGCACGGACGTTCGCCAGCGCGCGCGCCGCGTGCGTGCGCGTCGACCTGGGGCTGCAGCAGAGCCTCCACAGCACGCTCAACTCGTACCTCGAGAAGCTCCTGTTCCTGCTGACCGGGAATCTCGGCAAGCGCGGGGGGAACAACTTCCACTCGCTCTTCCTGCCGATCCTCGGCAACACCGACGAGCGCTCCGGCCGGCACATGCGCACCGCGCATCACCGCATGTTCCCGATTGGTGGGCTGTATCCGCCGAACATCCTGCCCGGTGAAATCGAACACGAGGGCGAGGATCGCGTGCGTGCGCTGTTCGTCGACAGCGCCAACCCGGTCCTCACCGGCGCGGACACCGCCGCCTACGAGCGCGCGTTCGCGAAGCTCGAGCTGCTCGTCGTCGTGGACGTGGCGATGACCGAGACGGCGCGCTTCGCGCACTATGTCCTGCCCGCGGCGACACAGCTCGAGAAGTGGGAGTGCACGGGGTTCAACCTCGAGTTCCCCGACAACGCGTTCCAGCTCCGCCACCCCCTGTTTCCACCGCGCGCGGAGGCCTTGCCCGAGCCGGAGATCTACACGCGGCTCCTCGAGGCCATGGGCGAGCTGCCCCGGTCCTTCCCGGTGCTCGAGCGCATCGCGGCGGCCGAGCCCGCCGCCACGAAGCACGCCGGCTTCCTCGCCGCGCTTGGCGCGACGCTCGCCGCGAAGCCGCGGTGGATTCCATACGCCGCGTCGATCGCGTACCGCACGCTGGGGCGGGCGCTCCGAACGTCACGAGCGCACCCGGAGCGCGTTCCGCCCGCCGCCGCGGCGCCCCTCATCGGGCCGGCGCTCGACCTCGCGCGGAGGGAGCCCCGCGCGGTCCGCCGCGCAGGGCATCGCGGCAATCGGCTCACCCTGGGCCTGTCGCTGTTCCAGACGATTCTCGACAAGGCCGAGGGCACGCTCGTCACGCGACACGAGTTCGCCGACACCTGGTCGTTCATCCGTCACCACGACCGTCGCGTGCACCTGGAGATTGCGGAGATGCTCGGTGCTCTCCGTGCCCTCCGGGACGAGCCCGAGGCGAGCCCGGAGCTCGTGCTGCTGGCGGGCGAGCGCCGCGCCTACAACGCCAACCAGATCTTCCGTGACCCGTCCTGGCGCAAGAGCGACCCTCACGGCGCGATGCGCATGCACCCCGATGACGCGCGTGCGCGCGGACTCTCCTCGGGCTCGCGTGCGATCTGCGAGTCGGACACCGGACAGGTCGAGGTCACGATCGAGCTCGACGAGGCACTCCGTCCCGGGATGGTCACGCTCCCCCACGGCTACGGGATGCGCTACCGCGGCGGAGCCCCCATCGGTCCCCAGATCAACCGCCTCACGGCGAGCGACCACTGCGACCCGCTCGCGCGCACGCCCTTTCACAAGCACGTTCCGGTTCGGGTGACCGCGGTCGATGCTGAGCCGGTTTCAGCCTCCGATACCTCGCGCCCGATGATCGTCTGA